In one Podarcis muralis chromosome 7, rPodMur119.hap1.1, whole genome shotgun sequence genomic region, the following are encoded:
- the TINAGL1 gene encoding tubulointerstitial nephritis antigen-like isoform X1 translates to MRGPADPRRSNRRMMAFWTLLAIVLLAEEDLALRASRTRRELAPGLHERGIRDAGGSYCERRSACCPGRDDGCTVPYLDTICYCDLFCNRTVSDCCPDFWEYCLGIEPPFAVQKACIRNGHKFPTGSTYRDNCNFCTCEGNGRWSCENHACLINGDMIDAINRGNYGWRASNYSQFWGMTLEEGIQYRLGTIKPPTAVMNMNELHMNMDANELLPSHFNAAEKWAGMIHEPLDQGNCAGSWAFSTAAVASDRISIHSMGHMTPALSPQNLLSCNTRNQQGCSGGRIDGAWWFLRRRGVVTDECYPFTSQEKDSTPPATPCMMHSRSTGRGKRQATARCPNPWTDSNEIFQSTPAYRLSSNEKEIMKELMENGPVQAIMEVHEDFFMYRSGIYRHTSVAAGKPEQYRRHGTHSVKVTGWGEEQLPDGSNQKYWIAANSWGKDWGENGYFRIARGANECEIETFVVGVWGRVGMEDMHHKK, encoded by the exons ATGAGAG GACCTGCAGATCCCAGAAGATCAAACAGAAGAATGATGGCCTTCTGGACTCTTTTGGCCATAGTGCTGTTGGCAGAAGAGGACCTTGCTCTCCGGGCATCTCGTACGCGGAGAGAGCTGGCCCCAGGATTGCATGAACGGGGGATCCGGGATGCAGGAGGCTCTTACTGCGAACGCCGTAGTGCTTGCTGCCCTGGGAGGGATGATGGCTGCACAGTGCCATACCTGGACACCATCTGCTACTGCGACCTCTTCTGCAACCGCACTGTCTCTGACTGCTGCCCCGATTTCTGGGAGTACTGTTTGGGCATCGAACCTCCATTTGCTGTTCAGAAAG CCTGCATCCGTAACGGACACAAGTTCCCAACAGGCTCAACCTACAGAGATAACTGCAACTTCTG cacTTGTGAAGGAAATGGGCGATGGTCCTGTGAAAACCACGCTTGCCTCATCAATGGGGATATGATAGATGCCATCAACAGAGGGAATTATGG CTGGAGAGCCTCCAACTACAGCCAGTTCTGGGGCATGACGCTAGAGGAGGGCATCCAGTATCGCCTTGGCACCATCAAACCCCCCACGGCTGTCATGAACATGAATGAACTCCAT ATGAATATGGATGCCAATGAGTTGCTGCCGTCCCATTTCAATGCTGCTGAGAAGTGGGCAGGAATGATCCACGAGCCGCTGGACCAGGGCAACTGTGCTGGATCCTGGGCCTTTTCTACTGCAG CGGTAGCCTCGGACAGGATCTCCATCCACTCCATGGGACACATGACTCCCGCCTTATCGCCCCAGAACCTCCTCTCCTGCAACACTCGCAACCAGCAAGGCTGTAGCGGGGGCCGAATTGATGGGGCCTGGTGGTTCCTGCGCAGGAGAGG AGTGGTGACGGACGAATGCTACCCTTTCACCAGCCAGGAAAAAGACAGCACCCCGCCTGCAACCCCTTGCATGATGCATAGCCGCTCCACAGGCCGGGGCAAGAGACAAGCCACGGCACGCTGCCCCAACCCATGGACGGACTCCAATGAGATCTTCCAGTCCACCCCTGCGTATCGCCTCTCCTCCAAC GAGAAAGAGATCATGAAGGAGTTGATGGAAAATGGACCAGTGCAAG CCATCATGGAGGTGCATGAAGACTTCTTCATGTATAGAAGTGGCATTTATCGGCACACATCTGTAGCAGCTGGGAAGCCAGAACAGTACCGACGGCACGGCACCCATTCTGTCAAAGTCACTGG gtggggagaggaacAGCTGCCTGATGGGTCAAATCAGAAATACTGG ATTGCTGCCAACTCATGGGGCAAGGACTGGGGAGAGAACGGCTACTTCCGCATTGCCCGTGGGGCCAATGAGTGTGAGATCGAAACCTTTGTGGTAGGCGTCTGGGGCCGGGTCGGGATGGAAGACATGCACCACAAGAAGTGA
- the TINAGL1 gene encoding tubulointerstitial nephritis antigen-like isoform X2, with product MMAFWTLLAIVLLAEEDLALRASRTRRELAPGLHERGIRDAGGSYCERRSACCPGRDDGCTVPYLDTICYCDLFCNRTVSDCCPDFWEYCLGIEPPFAVQKACIRNGHKFPTGSTYRDNCNFCTCEGNGRWSCENHACLINGDMIDAINRGNYGWRASNYSQFWGMTLEEGIQYRLGTIKPPTAVMNMNELHMNMDANELLPSHFNAAEKWAGMIHEPLDQGNCAGSWAFSTAAVASDRISIHSMGHMTPALSPQNLLSCNTRNQQGCSGGRIDGAWWFLRRRGVVTDECYPFTSQEKDSTPPATPCMMHSRSTGRGKRQATARCPNPWTDSNEIFQSTPAYRLSSNEKEIMKELMENGPVQAIMEVHEDFFMYRSGIYRHTSVAAGKPEQYRRHGTHSVKVTGWGEEQLPDGSNQKYWIAANSWGKDWGENGYFRIARGANECEIETFVVGVWGRVGMEDMHHKK from the exons ATGATGGCCTTCTGGACTCTTTTGGCCATAGTGCTGTTGGCAGAAGAGGACCTTGCTCTCCGGGCATCTCGTACGCGGAGAGAGCTGGCCCCAGGATTGCATGAACGGGGGATCCGGGATGCAGGAGGCTCTTACTGCGAACGCCGTAGTGCTTGCTGCCCTGGGAGGGATGATGGCTGCACAGTGCCATACCTGGACACCATCTGCTACTGCGACCTCTTCTGCAACCGCACTGTCTCTGACTGCTGCCCCGATTTCTGGGAGTACTGTTTGGGCATCGAACCTCCATTTGCTGTTCAGAAAG CCTGCATCCGTAACGGACACAAGTTCCCAACAGGCTCAACCTACAGAGATAACTGCAACTTCTG cacTTGTGAAGGAAATGGGCGATGGTCCTGTGAAAACCACGCTTGCCTCATCAATGGGGATATGATAGATGCCATCAACAGAGGGAATTATGG CTGGAGAGCCTCCAACTACAGCCAGTTCTGGGGCATGACGCTAGAGGAGGGCATCCAGTATCGCCTTGGCACCATCAAACCCCCCACGGCTGTCATGAACATGAATGAACTCCAT ATGAATATGGATGCCAATGAGTTGCTGCCGTCCCATTTCAATGCTGCTGAGAAGTGGGCAGGAATGATCCACGAGCCGCTGGACCAGGGCAACTGTGCTGGATCCTGGGCCTTTTCTACTGCAG CGGTAGCCTCGGACAGGATCTCCATCCACTCCATGGGACACATGACTCCCGCCTTATCGCCCCAGAACCTCCTCTCCTGCAACACTCGCAACCAGCAAGGCTGTAGCGGGGGCCGAATTGATGGGGCCTGGTGGTTCCTGCGCAGGAGAGG AGTGGTGACGGACGAATGCTACCCTTTCACCAGCCAGGAAAAAGACAGCACCCCGCCTGCAACCCCTTGCATGATGCATAGCCGCTCCACAGGCCGGGGCAAGAGACAAGCCACGGCACGCTGCCCCAACCCATGGACGGACTCCAATGAGATCTTCCAGTCCACCCCTGCGTATCGCCTCTCCTCCAAC GAGAAAGAGATCATGAAGGAGTTGATGGAAAATGGACCAGTGCAAG CCATCATGGAGGTGCATGAAGACTTCTTCATGTATAGAAGTGGCATTTATCGGCACACATCTGTAGCAGCTGGGAAGCCAGAACAGTACCGACGGCACGGCACCCATTCTGTCAAAGTCACTGG gtggggagaggaacAGCTGCCTGATGGGTCAAATCAGAAATACTGG ATTGCTGCCAACTCATGGGGCAAGGACTGGGGAGAGAACGGCTACTTCCGCATTGCCCGTGGGGCCAATGAGTGTGAGATCGAAACCTTTGTGGTAGGCGTCTGGGGCCGGGTCGGGATGGAAGACATGCACCACAAGAAGTGA